The Sphaerochaeta sp. nucleotide sequence AGGTTTTGGTCAGTATAAGGCATTGAAATTTCTTCGCCTGCTTTATACTTCACTTCATCGGGAGTAATCCCCCACCCTACAAAAATTCCATTATTTCCACCAATATCTATTGTTGGAAGAGTAACTTTCTCGCCTGGCTTGATAGAAATGGTTTGACTATATGCAACTTTACGATTTTCACTTTGATTAGATAATGTGAGCGAAAGAGTTGGATGATAATATTTGCTGTTTTCAAACAACCAATCAGCCCACTGCGCTTTTTCTTCCCCTGTTGCATTTGCCATCCGAGTGACTAGCATTTCTGTTTGTTCAGCAGAAAGTGTCGGATCAGGTAAATCCTTAATTTGTTGCAAGGTAGCATAATACTTTGTTGCATTGTTCTGATTGAATGCCTTTTGTAATTGCTTTCGAAGATCTTGATATTCTGAAATGTATTCATTTTGCATTTCTTCATACGCTTTTTTTACATCAGAATAGCTTGTAAGTGACAGGTCAAGCACCTGAAATGATTGATATTTCTTTCCACTTAATGATTCGGCGGAAAGGCCACTAGAAATGAACACCAACACTAGCAAAATAACTACCAAACGGAAACCATGTACTTGTTTCATAGTACTTTCTACCTCTCAATGAAAAAATATACTCTGTTTAAGAAAGAAGTTAAGTGCTTTTTTTCATTCTTAACAATTCTTCACAATCAAGAAACTGCAAACTTTTTCTAGTGTATTGTCAATTCCTTAATTCACTATTATTCTGGCATTAAGGAGGAAGAATATGAGACAAATAGATTTGGCATGCATTATCAGACAAGCTAGGGAGCGAGCTGGATTTACACGTATTGCACTTTCTCGTGCAATTGGTTTATCAGATTCTATGGTGAGCAAATATGAAGCAGGATATACCAATCCTACACAAGAAAATCTCGTTAAACTTTGCTCAATCCTCGGGTTAAAATATCCTTTAGTTTGCAGAGATGGAGAACCTGAGTATTGTTCACACACACATATTGTGAAAAAGAAAAAAACACATTACACAAATTTTAGAATTTCTTGACATTTATTTATCTTGCCACAAATTAAACTTTATTTTGTGGCAAGAAAAATTGCAAAAAGAAAAACAAATTATTCTGTTTGGTGAATTCGCGCCTTTTTTATCCATCTGCCATAATACGTT carries:
- a CDS encoding helix-turn-helix domain-containing protein; translation: MRQIDLACIIRQARERAGFTRIALSRAIGLSDSMVSKYEAGYTNPTQENLVKLCSILGLKYPLVCRDGEPEYCSHTHIVKKKKTHYTNFRIS